The genomic interval AATATCTGAAAATACAATCACAGAGTACAGGATTATTATCCTCTCGCTGCTTCAATGATCAACTTGCGTATATTATATCCCAGTATATCTACACACAACACACCATCATGTATGTGCTTAAAGATAAATCTAAGATGCCACCAGCTTTCATATGCATAGGCTTCTGAGATCTGGCCATGATTAGGAGGAAAgcctttttcatttcctgcGGTAAAATCACCCAGCTGGTACTGTCCATTGCTGTATGTGTCACGGCTTGactctgaaaaaatatttgaataacaaACGTTGGAGAAAACTAATTCAAGTTTCCGTTCCACGTGGGGCTAtgtgatcgtaaaatttcatcgtcggtTTATTCACAATCAAATCGTTTCGATAAATGCGTTTTATCTTGTTCTCGATATTAAATGACATTACCCTCAAGAAAACCTCATTTCCATTCCAACAGTATAATAAGAGCTGGATCAGCATGCATAAAAGAAAGAGGGCTGATATAATCAATCCGGATTTTGATTCTGCCTGCAAGAATATGAGGCATTTGAACCTGAAGTAATCGAAATGGATACGCATATCTGAAGTCGTACAAAATTTCTTAGCTACAAATCGCGATTGATTTGATACCAATATTATCGACTGATCACTTACGAAAATCAATTGTGGTTTCTTTCTCTAGAATTCTAATTGAACGATTTCAATGCAAGACAGAATAAACATTTTTATGTCATCGTACCTTGGATACTACGTATATGACAGAACATATGTTTAGCATACTCAGCAAAAAGTGGACGAATACAGCCGCACCAAATATCTTGCCAATCTCACCCGCAAATCTGAAAGTATCGATCCAAAATGTTTAATGCTGCTTCACCAACAGACTTGATTGATAGCAATGTACACATTCATATTCTATTCATACAATAAACGATAAGGTTGCTCTGAGGATGGATGTTTTCAGGTCTATTTAGtctgtatgtatacagtaGCAGCATCTCCGATACTTTTTTTGATCTGAATAGTTGAGAAGATAAATATCTCACTTGGATATGATGTTGTGGTGTTGCACACACTCTTTAACATCTGAGCGTGTATTTAAGCGGGCAAGTCGGAATTGTAGGATCTCTAATTGACTACAGGTGACCATCATAAGACCTGAGATCGTGCAGTCCGAAGCAACAGTCATTGGCATGCCAATTATGGCCATTAGAGTCAAAACAATGTACGTTAATATGTAGTTTAAAATCGGTTCCGTGCTATAAGGCAACCAAATACTGTACGGTAGACTTCTTGTTCGGATACCTGATAGAAAACCAGCCAAATTGGCAAGTTGATGAAAAACCACTTTAAATTGTATTAGAGCTTGAATTATATCTAACTCTAACTTAGGATAAGCAGAAAATGCTTAAACTCGTTACCTTGAGCAAGTGGAGCAATCAGCTGCATGACAAGAGTTATAAAACACAACAGCAAATCCCCAGCTCCAACAAATACAGCTTTACGTCGATAGGTTTTCAGAATTTCTAATTCTTCCACTATCTTTGGCTGGCAGATAGGTAGCTTAAACAAATCCAACATCTCTTCTATTTCCCGTCGGTTAAGCAGCAATGCACTCACCTTCAGCATGCAGCAAATCATCACCGTACTTAGCAGAAAGTTTGCAGTCATACCTTCCACGTTACTTTGATAAAATAGATCGACGATTTGACAGGTGACAAACGTAATCATGAGTACAAGCGATATTATTCTccacgaataataaaaatgataatgaatgtttttttcaaattttggggtCCATGCACCGAGTATTTCCAAAAGACGAAAATGTAGAGCGAGTTCACGATCAAACATCTCGTTCGGTGATATCAAaaagatagactgaaaaatcatatCTGGCACTACGGTTCATACGAGCGTCATAAATActctgtttctgtttctctgGAAAAGAATACTTCTTTTCATCAGTGTGATAAACTAATCACTCGAGGTATagacattgaaaattctcattgATCTATACCAGACATAATTAGGTGGCAAGGGGGAACCCTATAATAATCAGTTTTTATATTAGAATTTTTCATCAGAAAGTAGGTATGTTAAATGGGGATCCAACAACCATCGTCACCTGACAAACGGTGCATACGCCAATCATTAAACGATCATGCCAATAAATGGTGTACTTCTAATGAGAGAGAGGTAATTACAATTCTGTTCTgcagaataaaatattgactTGTAACCTAgcttgaaacattttttgtatGTGGGTCTAACAACGAATTAAGGTttgctgaaaaataattcgatgtCTGTTCCAATATACAGgtttttattaaattaattatatatgagaatacacaatttttttacatgtacaatattatatatgcatatttatTCCGTTAGGtaacatttcattttattgaatttcatatacatgaatacgcttactttcttcatttttttttcctttttttgttgttttcgctTAATTTTTCGACACTTACTATTTATTCTCATACAAATAGATTCGATAATAACAAGTAGTTTCTTTTCGAACATTAAAGTTTGTTATTTACTTAACGtacaattaataaattaaatattgaaATGCAATTTACACGTAGCAGTGGATATAGATAATTCACATAACGGATACTTCCTCGTTCGTAAATATCAGATTAGATCGGTCAACCCAATCTGGGTTTGCTGGATATTTGTCACATCAATCTTCGATTCTGTTACATTGATTCATCCTCATATTTTCTCGTGAGTTAAATATCGCACCACCAACTGAACATAATTACAGATGCTTTGGTGTACAAGTTACACAAGGTGAGGTTTTGGTATCTGGCAAATTATTTTGCCTACACTGGCCAGACTACATTCATATGTCTCCGAATACATTCCGCAGACGTACTATGTTCTCAATCAAAAACGCCCTTGTGATTTCAGAGTCGAATTCCCAAATAAATGAACTTAATCATTTTCAGTATGGGCAGATTCATTTGTCGAATAGTTTTGCTAATGCTAGGCCATATCacaatttgcaaaatttaatttcaccctgcgtacacatacatatattatacatatacacaaaaaaattatgaataatgcacgtataaatttatatgtatgcCCATACATAtccaaatataattattacatattaaTTAGACATTTACAtgtttaaaattatttctttgtaGTTTCATCAATACTGTTGCTGTGCAACCATGCCAAATCTATACTCCGAAACTGTGGTGAAATGcctgttttcgttttttaatgTCATTAATCTCTATGTTCTATttgaacattgaaaattttcattcaaggaTATTGTCATTGATCAAAGAAAACTAGTTTCATTATTTACGACAATGCTATCCACTCTGCCGTTATAGCCAAACTGAATATTATAAGCTTTGGTTTTCTTTAGAACTGCCAGGCTCtttagttattttttgtcttccgggaatgcttttttattctcaacatTCATACGTGATTTACCCGCTGATATACACTAGAATGATTTCAAGGATATTTTTATCTACATGTACCGTTCAACGACTTTCTGAttaactgaaattttttaaaactacacgctattatttttaaacaaactATTGTCATGATTATCGATGAAACATATAAGGAGAAAAGGACATCATACATCTCAAACAAATGCAAAATTACCGACAACAAGATCTAGATTCATACCTATTAACTTATTTTTCCAGCTACAACGTACATAACTTCTGtatctttctatttcttttttttcatcttcaactAACTGATTCAGAGTGTACGTTTCTTCGGTTTAATTAATCTCCAGACAAATGGAAGTTAACTGAATTATATTTGGAAACAAGTAACGTTTCTACTTTGCAATTATTAGTACAATGTCATTGCGCGTTgtgagatttttcaaaggcTCTCCTTGTTGGTTGTATCATGTTGTATTATTTCATGGTAGTAGGGGGGCGAAACATGTGCTTTTTGTATTGAGACTAATGAGAACcgtcgtgaaatattttacagTTAGGCATGTTGAGGAAAACAAATGCAAATAGCCATCCAATAACGCTGCTGTTTAATAAGAATTATTCTTACGTGAGACATTGAAGTAATTTTACCACGAATTCTtcaatcgaaattcgaaatcatCAAAGCTTCGAAAGTATCGAAGTTTTCTGTTATTTCTGTAGCGTCATTCATTGCTATAATTCAACATTGTTCAATAGACGATTTATAAATCTAAtttacataaaaaatattgtatagtagtaaaaatatgtacaaaaaTATGGAACAGAAGACCCACTAGCCATGATCTTTCTGTGGATTTGCATGACAAATGTAAAATTATGAAAGAATTTGCTCGAACGGTTACTCTTCaatgttcactttttttttaatattagtAATGAGTGGTAAACAGCGATGACTGGTGCAAACATCAAAAGTTTTATATAACAATGAGGTGTATGTTTTATATCGCATTTAACTTTCAGTTTTTCTATCGAAACTGGCCATATTCTATGAATCTTTTAATAGATCAGTTGTAACATGATATTGGTTGGTACTATTTTGTTCACCATATTGATAGGCCTTCTGCATATTactctgaataaaaaaataaaaatggaatttgGTTAGTTCAAGGCTTGGTTTCTGATCTTGATAACCGTTTTGCCTTTCTAGTTTTCATATATCTTGAAATTTCTAATTTAGTCagaattcattatttattcaacttaTTTCGGGATATTGATGACTTAATGTAGCATGAATACAAATGGTGATATTTTACATCTGATCCTAGTATAACATACCGAACTAGAAGAAGACCAAAGCGTCGTTACATTTGTAAATTAGGATACCTGCTCATGTAAAATACGAATGACGATCAGTTATTAAGCGATCCATTGCCGGAGCACAGTGTTAGAAACATGTTTGATTTGAATTCAGAAAAGTACGGGTAGCGATGATTATTGAATGCATTTAATGGAATCTTTCATGTACTCTGTATTTTTGAATGGGATTCATAAGTAAGAGtataaaaatgtcaaattcATGTTGCGTTTTAGGAAGTTGATCACTGATCTCTTTCGACAAGGTTGCAGTGTCAAATAGTATAAAAACATCTCTCATCATTACATTCCGTCATTTGAACCGCATATCTCTGAACATTCACTAACTAACAACTAAGCATCATATTTCTCCAATATCCCTCTCAAGATTGTGTATCAAATAATATTGTGCAAGAAAACTTCTAccttttataattatacacgaaaattattaaactaCATTTCcacagaaaattatttccactgattgtgagtcattGACGATTTTGGCAGTTGCGACATAAAATGTATTCCAACGATGATTTCGATATTCGGTATTTGATAAATTGTACGTATCCTCTAGAAAATTAtgtgaatgatgaaaataagcTAATTTGGAGCTATTGGCTATAGTGCGATtatgaatatacatttttCGCCGAAATTGGCATTTCCCTAATAATTGAGTTATCTAAATTAATCTGAAAATACCCGAAGATAATTAGTATTCTTTACGATGTTTTAGTGCATGGATTAGAAAAATCACAAAACCTTACTGTACATCCGCAAGAAGTCCAAAGCCAAGTCTACAGTAGTGGGGTAATATTTACTATTGCTGAGTGAGACGCTTGCTTTCGTTTATAGTCTCTTAGACTGATGCATTTGATAATCAtgttaaaattaaaatcgcgAATCCTTTAGGTTCTTGTCAGCTAAGCTCTCTGTTGTTCCTTGGAGGATACGTATTCAGTCTTTGATAGTTCATTAAAAATCATTAGTTTCAGGTAGGATGCTCTTGGGAGTCGATCTGATtcagttaaattttttttaatgtgaCTGTGCatctaataatatttatttaaaacgTCCAATGTATTAgagattttttgttctcttctaaCTTGACCCTCCGTCTGTACACATCAGTCAGCACATTATTCGTGAATTTTACAGTTCAGGTTCTGAGAGTGTTCCAGGTGTTGAAAAACCTGAATAAAAATCGGGGCTGCTTTTTGAAGGGTCGACTACATCAAATAATAGCTGATCAATttaagaattggaaaattctaGGACTCTAGAATCTCGGTTGCGACTATCTCCTGAAAAACTGAGTGTATAGACGCATGGTTAAATATTGTTCTACagggcaaaaaataaaaatactcaGATATTTGAGTTCTTTTCCAAAGAAACaatattcaataataaaaaacggCAAACGTTTGCATAGAGTTTATTGTTTGTGagtctttttctttatacttTCTCTGGTTATTACAGAAGTGCTTCATGATTTCCCCTATTTTGTCTATTTCATGTTCCAAATAGTACGACAATTCACCTATGAATGAGAGCTATCATTGAATTATACATCACAAGTATCGATATTTATCATATTCCAAGCATTCTTGGTTGTGGTACATCAGTACAGAAACCAGTATTATCGTTCAATAAGATTAacggttgatgaaaaaataaatcatcctTTTTTTAGTTTATGTTTCAATAAGTTGGGAATCGATTGTTTTTACCTGTCATTCACAGATACCGTACCGTGTTACGATGGaacaaaagatgaataaatatctTTAGTACGTGGCTTGGTAACGCAGGGTCAAATAGTGCAAGCTATGATCTCATGAAACATAGAGCATTCGTTATCTTTGGGGTAATTGATGACTTAGTAATACAGGAATTAATAACCATATATCCGGTCAATtagattcttgaaaaaaaaaattaaaacaatgtgCAAATAAGCACATACCTTTTCACTGGCCTGTGCTAATATGTGTAGTTCAACGTACATTTTCAAACTATATGTGAGTCGAGCATAATAGGTCGTGATTCTTACTCCGTTAGCCCGCCATTGCAAATAGTTTGCAATCTGTTACGCTGGACATACGTCAGTGGCGAATATTGTCAGTTAACCGATACTTGTTCCAGTCAATGATATTTTCTTTGACTAACAGTTCTAAATTAGGCATTGTACGTGAAGATTCACAAACGGCATACAGAATCGCTATCTTGTGATGCTAAAATTATGGAACCCCATCTACCCGTAACCAGAATTGTAAGGGTCGCATACATCACGATGATTATTCCATTATCCACTTGTGACGCGACTCAGCTTGTTCCTGTATTACCCACTGATAACAGTTTTGacctttcgtttttcaagaaaatattCTGTAACCGCTATTATTACGATTCGAAGTTTTGGACGTTTGTTTATACACCTTATTGTTTTCACCCCAATTTGGCTGTTGATCTATTTAAATTCTTTGTAAATTCAGAACAAGATTCATCCAAAGCATTACGCAGTTACCTAATGTGGCTTACGCTGTCGCAAGCAATGTCAGGCATCGGTTTCTCCTTTCAGCCTTAGCCGGGCAAAATCTTCAAAGATTATATCGTCATCCCCTGCATCCATTTCTCTgcgtaagaaaaaatatctgaataaACGAGACTGAAGTTAAAGCGTATAAAGTTTTGCAGCGAGGTGGAATACTGACGAATCCAACCGATTATTTTCCAACTTTCACTCATTGCCAGCAACAGAATTCAAATGTAATTTAGTAATTGGGTAGaaaacattcaaaattttatcggaAGCACCTCTGTTGAATTAACTCGCTAACGTACCATAATGCAATTTCTTTCACTAAACAGACATTTCTTACACATATAGAACTCAAATCAGTGCTAGCAGTAATTTTCTAATAAATAGCTCGACATACCCATCTAACTGAATAAGATTGGTGTCGACAGCCACTTCCCCATCAACTGGTTGATGCGCAGGACTAGGCCTAGCTGTAGCAGGTGCGGGAGGCTCTTCTTCAGGTTTAGGATGCATCAAAATGAATGGCAACTCTGCGACTAAATCGCTACCGAAGAAACATCTGCATTAAATCGATAATGATCGAAGCTAGCAGCTGGTCAAGACTTTGGATATTCATATCAACAAGTGAAAACAATatttgatgagaaaaagaaatgagataGACTGATAAACCTTGTCAACTAACTATAATTGCGTTTTTATCTAATGTTTTTGCCGATACTTTGGAACAGAGTTGATAAGCAGATGGCATGTAAAATTTTAACATCTCTACGGAACAACAATCCTAGCGAATAATATACAATTTGAAACTTACCCGCCTAGTGCACCCAAGCAGAGTTTCACTTTGACTTTGTACTGAACGATAATGCCTAGATTTTCACGTTGTGATGGATCCGCTACActataaatacaaataaatattttattcaaatgccTGAGAATACGTTATCATTGATACCACAGTTAACCCGAACATGCGAAACATTCAAGCTGAAACAAGAACTACGGCCTATAAGAACAAATTACATGCAGCTAGATTTGAAATGTGCAGGAAATCGAAACATACATGGCgttagagaataaaaaacacgATAACCAGATAATCTCATACATATTGTTGAAGAGAACACGAAAATCAGTAAAATTAATAGTAATCAACAAGATTGACTTCCAGAAGTTGATAGAAGATCAAATTAAGAATAATTTGTTCTTGTAATTCCGAGTACTAATTTAAATCACACAATATACAAGTTTACCATTGGAATTATTGCAAGTGAGTGTTAGTATGGAAAAATCAACTCATGAGAATCGCTGCTGAAGctacaataaaaatattgttaACACTTCCTAAAGAGAGTAAGAAGTATGGTCACATCGGTCATGCTTGCCAGGGGTTAATTATGCTCACATTGATGCAAGGCACAGTGATAAGTTACGAGTTGGAATCAAAGCATAATCGCAGTTACTCAAGAACTTAAGTATATCCATCCGAGAAGCCCACAAGCCCACGATATCATGGAGAGGATGAGGACTAAATCCGAAAAGTTGGATAGAGCTGCAAATTCAGCGTCAcagtaatgaagaaaaaatacgaattcGAGAAATGCAATGCAACCTTCTATAAGTgctttgttttattgtttcggATGTTTGACGTGTGTGTGATGAATTTGCAGGGAATAAATTGCGCAACATGTAGGTTTGCCGAAAATGAAATTGTGATAATGGGGAAAAATTATGAGATAATTTGCAACCTTAAAGACATAACGCGACGACAATATTGACAATGTGGCAAACATCGAAACATGATACGAAATTTGCAATGCAGCACATAAAAATAGTGCAAGATCATCAACAATTAGTGATCATGAATTATCTACCTATAAGCAATAACATGGGtttgataaatttcgaaaaatcagtgtacaaaaatatcaataatatatcGATACATGTATGGTATTCGATTCAATAGCTTATCATTTAAACAACAGTCACTGTTAATGGTACTAATAATCCGCAGTTACACAAAGTATCGCGGACACCGATAATTTGTTAATACCACACCGATTAATGCGAAAATAGAAACATGATATTCGTAATATTCACATTATAATATGACAAACAttgaagttgaaatttttagaaaagatTATAAAGTACAGGCTACTACTTGACACAGATGTACCGCGTGAAATTCCAAGAGGATTTTTAAGTGGTCAGAAAATACCTATGTTTAGCGCATTTGCTcctcaattattatcaattcttTCATATTATCTTAAGCTTTCATCAATCTCTAATTTCATTCTCAAGTTTCATTTAAAAAAGTACAACACCGTAATAACATTGTATAAAATGAAgctgtaaattatattttgaaTCAGTATATATTAAGTTACATTCATATATTTAGTTACGATTTAATTATGGTCCAACGTTATTGATACCTCGTAATCTTTTCTAAAACACATGAACTCTCATTTCCCCGATTGGCTATCATTCTCTTATAAAACTAAAGTTTCTAAAGTGAGAATTTAGTTCTGCACGATGATAATTAAGTGACAAATGGTATGCAGTATGCAGTTTCATGAATATTGCAGagttataaaaagaataagagtgaagagaaaaatggaacactgtttattattttttgacgtGAACTGATCTTACAGTGTGCTGGACGCTAAATTGGTGTCCTCATGTTTCAGCTGGCCATCAAGAGCAAGTCCCCATTTATCTTTGTTGTTGGCGAGAAGCGGAGTCAGCCAAAATACTTTGCTCAGCGTGAAACCTGGCCCCACTGGGCAACCCTCCCTGACAAACCAATGCCCAACGATATGTTATTCATTAACGTAAGTTTATGTTTTCTTTGCATATCGTTGACATGAATATGCTATGATAAGGCTGTACTATTCCATTTGAATTATGATAGGCTGCATaagattattcgaaattcagaagaaGACAAGTCCAAAAATTTGAGTAAGTGACCATggttcgattgaaatttcaatacgAAGGCACAAATAATTAGTAGCAATTTTTAGTACGCTAGTAACGTAGAATCTAGTTGTATTGAATCGTGATTCTGCTCGACAAGTTTCtcaattaataaattcatGTTAACTTCGAGTATTGGTCTAGTGTATGGAATTGTCTGCAGTGAAACTGATCCTTTGCACGGTAGAAGTAATATGAGAGTGAAAATGTAATATTTGAA from Athalia rosae chromosome 1, iyAthRosa1.1, whole genome shotgun sequence carries:
- the LOC105683661 gene encoding odorant receptor 43a, with amino-acid sequence MTANFLLSTVMICCMLKLPICQPKIVEELEILKTYRRKAVFVGAGDLLLCFITLVMQLIAPLAQGIRTRSLPYSIWLPYSTEPILNYILTYIVLTLMAIIGMPMTVASDCTISGLMMVTCSQLEILQFRLARLNTRSDVKECVQHHNIISKFAGEIGKIFGAAVFVHFLLSMLNICSVIYVVSKAESKSGLIISALFLLCMLIQLLLYCWNGNEVFLRSQAVTHTAMDSTSWVILPQEMKKAFLLIMARSQKPMHMKAGGILDLSLSTYMMILKTSYSAFNLLQQVSNK